A window of the Citrus sinensis cultivar Valencia sweet orange chromosome 9, DVS_A1.0, whole genome shotgun sequence genome harbors these coding sequences:
- the LOC102624008 gene encoding protein BLISTER isoform X1, whose protein sequence is MASAQVLPTSRKQEHLEAGKRKLEEFRKKKAAERSKKASSVSQPQASDFSLHDQHHLEADRVRVTDSDGAGTSDGPDKAVVNLPLVMHNDDNKALKLAQQSQQVSLSDKHINSNSFEYDLNSSSAYLAKTYSNNQETSGSAGPVNVSNSQETKDVNNDFVIYSSGQGRLRDGIMSNQFVSLLPEASQDYDSSNSSKSGFQGIEESQSKGNDSFPKVPTLVNSGPSHDFVTKISPQNSVSTLFQSKPSNAIALGNGHSFHSSSEGTAHLTTSTGGSASEVGLNTPSTTNFSDPVSFNTGEGKPSNSASGLASLQSTPFKRSEYSGYNFDAGNSFNHVPVSSATNKFTLGKSRASFLDSLNVPRASSGTLFERTEPERDSFMSSSSLNSMDVLGSSPAQKPSMEKETTGAFSKTTTSNIPSAFDFLGNPTVSASDRGDIRRLGSNESTIENQHGFYSTKHNEDFAALEQHIEDLTQEKFALQRSLEASRTLSESLAAENSSLTDSYNQQRSVVNQLKSEMEKLQEEIKVQLVELESFRNEYANVRLECNAADERAKILASEVIGLEEKALRLRSNELKLERQLENSQSEISSYKKKISSLEKERQDFQSTIEALQEEKKMMQSKLRKASGSGKSIDFGKTAASTVNASTSTEDLAIADTTLDNSNQDTHDDASLPRIDASGSTLPPESGRLALESLAVNIPHDQMRMIHNINALISELALEKEELVQALSSELAQSSKLKDLNNEMSRKLEHQTQRLELLTAQNMANENISIRQPDSASTHDHTAYADEGDEVVERVLGWIMKLFPGGPSRRRTSKLL, encoded by the exons ATGGCGTCGGCTCAGGTGTTGCCCACCTCACGTAAGCAAGAGCATTTAGAAGCTGGCAAGCGCAag CTAGAGGAGTTCCGGAAGAAAAAAGCAGCAGAGCGATCTAAGAAGGCATCATCTGTTAGTCAACCTCAGGCTTCTGATTTTAGCCTACATGATCAACATCATTTAGAAGCTGATCGCGTACGAGTCACTGATTCAGATGGAGCTGGTACTTCTGACGGACCTGATAAAGCTGTTGTTAACCTGCCACTTGTGATGCATAATGATGACAACAAAGCACTTAAATTAGCTCAGCAAAGTCAACAAGTATCTTTAAGTGATAAACATATCAATTCTAATTCTTTTGAATATGATTTAAATTCATCCTCTGCTTATCTAGCTAAGACATATTCAAACAATCAGGAAACTTCAGGGTCTGCTGGACCAGTAAATGTTAGCAATAGCCAAGAGACAAAAGATGTGAATAATGACTTTGTAATATATTCAAGTGGGCAAGGCAGACTTCGGGATGGGATTATGTCAAACCAATTTGTAAGTCTACTCCCTGAAGCAAGTCAAGATTATGATAGCAGCAATTCCAGTAAATCTGGTTTTCAAGGGATAGAGGAATCGCAGTCAAAAGGAAATGACAGTTTCCCAAAGGTCCCTACCCTTGTCAATTCTGGTCCTTCACATGATTTTGTCACTAAAATCTCACCCCAGAATTCTGTCAGCACTCTATTTCAAAGTAAGCCCAGTAATGCCATCGCACTTGGTAATGGCCATTCCTTCCATTCTTCTTCTGAAG GCACTGCACACCTAACCACAAGCACGGGGGGTTCTGCATCTGAAGTTGGGCTAAACACGCCGAGCACCACAAATTTCAGCGATCCTGTGAGTTTTAATACAGGGGAAGGAAAGCCAAGTAACTCTGCCAGTGGTTTGGCCAGTTTGCAAAGCACACCTTTTAAAAGATCCGAGTATTCAGGTTATAATTTTGATGCTGGAAATTCCTTCAATCATGTACCGGTGTCTTCCGCTACAAATAAATTCACACTTGGTAAATCTCGTGCATCGTTCCTAGATTCTCTTAATGTGCCAAGAGCTTCTTCGGGGACTCTTTTTGAGCGAACTGAACCAGAAAGGGACTCATTTATGTCCAGTAGTTCATTAAACAGCATGGATGTCCTGGGGTCATCTCCTGCTCAGAAACCATCAATGGAGAAGGAAACCACAGGAGCTTTCTCAAAGACAACTACTTCTAATATACCTAGTgcatttgattttttgggGAATCCTACAGTTTCGGCCAGTGATAGAGGTGATATTCGAAGGCTGGGTAGTAATGAAAGTACCATAGAGAACCAGCATGGATTTTATTCAACCAAACATAATGAAGATTTTGCTGCTTTGGAGCAG CATATTGAAGATTTGACACAAGAAAAATTTGCATTGCAACGGTCACTCGAGGCTTCACGAACTCTGTCAGAATCTTTAGCAGCTGAAAATTCATCACTGACAGATAGTTATAATCAACAG AGAAGTGTTGTCAACCAACTAAAATCAGAGATGGAAAAGTTACAGGAGGAAATCAAGGTTCAACTG GTGGAACTTGAGTCTTTCAGAAATGAATATGCTAATGTTCGGCTAGAATGTAATGCTGCTGACGAACGCGCCAAAATATTGGCTTCTGAAGTTATTGGTTTGGAAGAGAAG GCACTTAGACTGCGGTCTAACGAGCTGAAGCTGGAGAGGCAATTAGAGAACTCACAATCTGAAATTTCTTCTTATAA AAAGAAAATATCTAGTCTAGAGAAGGAGCGCCAGGATTTTCAGTCAACTATTGAGGCTCTTCAAGAAG AAAAGAAGATGATGCAGTCTAAGCTTCGAAAAGCTTCTGGGAGTGGGAAGTCTATTGACTTTGGAAAGACTGCTGCCAGTACTGTAAATGCATCAACCTCTACAGAAGATCTAG CAATTGCCGATACTACATTGGACAACTCCAACCAAGACACACATGATGACGCTTCCCTTCCTCGAATTGATGCTTCTGGTTCCACTTTGCCGCCTGAAAGTGGGCGGTTAGCTCTTGAAAGTTTAGCTGTTAATATTCCTCATGATCAGATGAGAATGATTCATAATATCAACGCACTAATTTCTGAG TTGGCATTGGAGAAAGAAGAGTTAGTGCAAGCATTATCATCCGAATTAGCGCAAAGTTCCAAGTTAAAG GATTTGAACAATGAGATGTCACGAAAACTAGAACATCAAACTCAAAGATTAGAGCTGCTGACTGCTCAAAATATGGCCAATGAGAATATTTCAATCAGGCAACCAGATTCTGCCTCCACACATGACCATACTGCTTATGCCGATGAGGGTGATGAG
- the LOC102624008 gene encoding protein BLISTER isoform X4, translating into MASAQVLPTSRKQEHLEAGKRKLEEFRKKKAAERSKKASSVSQPQASDFSLHDQHHLEADRVRVTDSDGAGTSDGPDKAVVNLPLVMHNDDNKALKLAQQSQQVSLSDKHINSNSFEYDLNSSSAYLAKTYSNNQETSGSAGPVNVSNSQETKDVNNDFVIYSSGQGRLRDGIMSNQFVSLLPEASQDYDSSNSSKSGFQGIEESQSKGNDSFPKVPTLVNSGPSHDFVTKISPQNSVSTLFQSKPSNAIALGNGHSFHSSSEGTAHLTTSTGGSASEVGLNTPSTTNFSDPVSFNTGEGKPSNSASGLASLQSTPFKRSEYSDSLNVPRASSGTLFERTEPERDSFMSSSSLNSMDVLGSSPAQKPSMEKETTGAFSKTTTSNIPSAFDFLGNPTVSASDRGDIRRLGSNESTIENQHGFYSTKHNEDFAALEQHIEDLTQEKFALQRSLEASRTLSESLAAENSSLTDSYNQQRSVVNQLKSEMEKLQEEIKVQLVELESFRNEYANVRLECNAADERAKILASEVIGLEEKALRLRSNELKLERQLENSQSEISSYKKKISSLEKERQDFQSTIEALQEEKKMMQSKLRKASGSGKSIDFGKTAASTVNASTSTEDLAIADTTLDNSNQDTHDDASLPRIDASGSTLPPESGRLALESLAVNIPHDQMRMIHNINALISELALEKEELVQALSSELAQSSKLKDLNNEMSRKLEHQTQRLELLTAQNMANENISIRQPDSASTHDHTAYADEGDEVVERVLGWIMKLFPGGPSRRRTSKLL; encoded by the exons ATGGCGTCGGCTCAGGTGTTGCCCACCTCACGTAAGCAAGAGCATTTAGAAGCTGGCAAGCGCAag CTAGAGGAGTTCCGGAAGAAAAAAGCAGCAGAGCGATCTAAGAAGGCATCATCTGTTAGTCAACCTCAGGCTTCTGATTTTAGCCTACATGATCAACATCATTTAGAAGCTGATCGCGTACGAGTCACTGATTCAGATGGAGCTGGTACTTCTGACGGACCTGATAAAGCTGTTGTTAACCTGCCACTTGTGATGCATAATGATGACAACAAAGCACTTAAATTAGCTCAGCAAAGTCAACAAGTATCTTTAAGTGATAAACATATCAATTCTAATTCTTTTGAATATGATTTAAATTCATCCTCTGCTTATCTAGCTAAGACATATTCAAACAATCAGGAAACTTCAGGGTCTGCTGGACCAGTAAATGTTAGCAATAGCCAAGAGACAAAAGATGTGAATAATGACTTTGTAATATATTCAAGTGGGCAAGGCAGACTTCGGGATGGGATTATGTCAAACCAATTTGTAAGTCTACTCCCTGAAGCAAGTCAAGATTATGATAGCAGCAATTCCAGTAAATCTGGTTTTCAAGGGATAGAGGAATCGCAGTCAAAAGGAAATGACAGTTTCCCAAAGGTCCCTACCCTTGTCAATTCTGGTCCTTCACATGATTTTGTCACTAAAATCTCACCCCAGAATTCTGTCAGCACTCTATTTCAAAGTAAGCCCAGTAATGCCATCGCACTTGGTAATGGCCATTCCTTCCATTCTTCTTCTGAAG GCACTGCACACCTAACCACAAGCACGGGGGGTTCTGCATCTGAAGTTGGGCTAAACACGCCGAGCACCACAAATTTCAGCGATCCTGTGAGTTTTAATACAGGGGAAGGAAAGCCAAGTAACTCTGCCAGTGGTTTGGCCAGTTTGCAAAGCACACCTTTTAAAAGATCCGAGTATTCAG ATTCTCTTAATGTGCCAAGAGCTTCTTCGGGGACTCTTTTTGAGCGAACTGAACCAGAAAGGGACTCATTTATGTCCAGTAGTTCATTAAACAGCATGGATGTCCTGGGGTCATCTCCTGCTCAGAAACCATCAATGGAGAAGGAAACCACAGGAGCTTTCTCAAAGACAACTACTTCTAATATACCTAGTgcatttgattttttgggGAATCCTACAGTTTCGGCCAGTGATAGAGGTGATATTCGAAGGCTGGGTAGTAATGAAAGTACCATAGAGAACCAGCATGGATTTTATTCAACCAAACATAATGAAGATTTTGCTGCTTTGGAGCAG CATATTGAAGATTTGACACAAGAAAAATTTGCATTGCAACGGTCACTCGAGGCTTCACGAACTCTGTCAGAATCTTTAGCAGCTGAAAATTCATCACTGACAGATAGTTATAATCAACAG AGAAGTGTTGTCAACCAACTAAAATCAGAGATGGAAAAGTTACAGGAGGAAATCAAGGTTCAACTG GTGGAACTTGAGTCTTTCAGAAATGAATATGCTAATGTTCGGCTAGAATGTAATGCTGCTGACGAACGCGCCAAAATATTGGCTTCTGAAGTTATTGGTTTGGAAGAGAAG GCACTTAGACTGCGGTCTAACGAGCTGAAGCTGGAGAGGCAATTAGAGAACTCACAATCTGAAATTTCTTCTTATAA AAAGAAAATATCTAGTCTAGAGAAGGAGCGCCAGGATTTTCAGTCAACTATTGAGGCTCTTCAAGAAG AAAAGAAGATGATGCAGTCTAAGCTTCGAAAAGCTTCTGGGAGTGGGAAGTCTATTGACTTTGGAAAGACTGCTGCCAGTACTGTAAATGCATCAACCTCTACAGAAGATCTAG CAATTGCCGATACTACATTGGACAACTCCAACCAAGACACACATGATGACGCTTCCCTTCCTCGAATTGATGCTTCTGGTTCCACTTTGCCGCCTGAAAGTGGGCGGTTAGCTCTTGAAAGTTTAGCTGTTAATATTCCTCATGATCAGATGAGAATGATTCATAATATCAACGCACTAATTTCTGAG TTGGCATTGGAGAAAGAAGAGTTAGTGCAAGCATTATCATCCGAATTAGCGCAAAGTTCCAAGTTAAAG GATTTGAACAATGAGATGTCACGAAAACTAGAACATCAAACTCAAAGATTAGAGCTGCTGACTGCTCAAAATATGGCCAATGAGAATATTTCAATCAGGCAACCAGATTCTGCCTCCACACATGACCATACTGCTTATGCCGATGAGGGTGATGAG
- the LOC102624008 gene encoding protein BLISTER isoform X5, with translation MASAQVLPTSRKQEHLEAGKRKLEEFRKKKAAERSKKASSVSQPQASDFSLHDQHHLEADRVRVTDSDGAGTSDGPDKAVVNLPLVMHNDDNKALKLAQQSQQVSLSDKHINSNSFEYDLNSSSAYLAKTYSNNQETSGSAGPVNVSNSQETKDVNNDFVIYSSGQGRLRDGIMSNQFVSLLPEASQDYDSSNSSKSGFQGIEESQSKGNDSFPKVPTLVNSGPSHDFVTKISPQNSVSTLFQSKPSNAIALGNGHSFHSSSEGTAHLTTSTGGSASEVGLNTPSTTNFSDPVSFNTGEGKPSNSASGLASLQSTPFKRSEYSGYNFDAGNSFNHVPVSSATNKFTLGKSRASFLDSLNVPRASSGTLFERTEPERDSFMSSSSLNSMDVLGSSPAQKPSMEKETTGAFSKTTTSNIPSAFDFLGNPTVSASDRGDIRRLGSNESTIENQHGFYSTKHNEDFAALEQHIEDLTQEKFALQRSLEASRTLSESLAAENSSLTDSYNQQRSVVNQLKSEMEKLQEEIKVQLVELESFRNEYANVRLECNAADERAKILASEVIGLEEKALRLRSNELKLERQLENSQSEISSYKKKISSLEKERQDFQSTIEALQEEKKMMQSKLRKASGSGKSIDFGKTAASTVNASTSTEDLGSLHLSPSFLKIEV, from the exons ATGGCGTCGGCTCAGGTGTTGCCCACCTCACGTAAGCAAGAGCATTTAGAAGCTGGCAAGCGCAag CTAGAGGAGTTCCGGAAGAAAAAAGCAGCAGAGCGATCTAAGAAGGCATCATCTGTTAGTCAACCTCAGGCTTCTGATTTTAGCCTACATGATCAACATCATTTAGAAGCTGATCGCGTACGAGTCACTGATTCAGATGGAGCTGGTACTTCTGACGGACCTGATAAAGCTGTTGTTAACCTGCCACTTGTGATGCATAATGATGACAACAAAGCACTTAAATTAGCTCAGCAAAGTCAACAAGTATCTTTAAGTGATAAACATATCAATTCTAATTCTTTTGAATATGATTTAAATTCATCCTCTGCTTATCTAGCTAAGACATATTCAAACAATCAGGAAACTTCAGGGTCTGCTGGACCAGTAAATGTTAGCAATAGCCAAGAGACAAAAGATGTGAATAATGACTTTGTAATATATTCAAGTGGGCAAGGCAGACTTCGGGATGGGATTATGTCAAACCAATTTGTAAGTCTACTCCCTGAAGCAAGTCAAGATTATGATAGCAGCAATTCCAGTAAATCTGGTTTTCAAGGGATAGAGGAATCGCAGTCAAAAGGAAATGACAGTTTCCCAAAGGTCCCTACCCTTGTCAATTCTGGTCCTTCACATGATTTTGTCACTAAAATCTCACCCCAGAATTCTGTCAGCACTCTATTTCAAAGTAAGCCCAGTAATGCCATCGCACTTGGTAATGGCCATTCCTTCCATTCTTCTTCTGAAG GCACTGCACACCTAACCACAAGCACGGGGGGTTCTGCATCTGAAGTTGGGCTAAACACGCCGAGCACCACAAATTTCAGCGATCCTGTGAGTTTTAATACAGGGGAAGGAAAGCCAAGTAACTCTGCCAGTGGTTTGGCCAGTTTGCAAAGCACACCTTTTAAAAGATCCGAGTATTCAGGTTATAATTTTGATGCTGGAAATTCCTTCAATCATGTACCGGTGTCTTCCGCTACAAATAAATTCACACTTGGTAAATCTCGTGCATCGTTCCTAGATTCTCTTAATGTGCCAAGAGCTTCTTCGGGGACTCTTTTTGAGCGAACTGAACCAGAAAGGGACTCATTTATGTCCAGTAGTTCATTAAACAGCATGGATGTCCTGGGGTCATCTCCTGCTCAGAAACCATCAATGGAGAAGGAAACCACAGGAGCTTTCTCAAAGACAACTACTTCTAATATACCTAGTgcatttgattttttgggGAATCCTACAGTTTCGGCCAGTGATAGAGGTGATATTCGAAGGCTGGGTAGTAATGAAAGTACCATAGAGAACCAGCATGGATTTTATTCAACCAAACATAATGAAGATTTTGCTGCTTTGGAGCAG CATATTGAAGATTTGACACAAGAAAAATTTGCATTGCAACGGTCACTCGAGGCTTCACGAACTCTGTCAGAATCTTTAGCAGCTGAAAATTCATCACTGACAGATAGTTATAATCAACAG AGAAGTGTTGTCAACCAACTAAAATCAGAGATGGAAAAGTTACAGGAGGAAATCAAGGTTCAACTG GTGGAACTTGAGTCTTTCAGAAATGAATATGCTAATGTTCGGCTAGAATGTAATGCTGCTGACGAACGCGCCAAAATATTGGCTTCTGAAGTTATTGGTTTGGAAGAGAAG GCACTTAGACTGCGGTCTAACGAGCTGAAGCTGGAGAGGCAATTAGAGAACTCACAATCTGAAATTTCTTCTTATAA AAAGAAAATATCTAGTCTAGAGAAGGAGCGCCAGGATTTTCAGTCAACTATTGAGGCTCTTCAAGAAG AAAAGAAGATGATGCAGTCTAAGCTTCGAAAAGCTTCTGGGAGTGGGAAGTCTATTGACTTTGGAAAGACTGCTGCCAGTACTGTAAATGCATCAACCTCTACAGAAGATCTAG GTTCACTGCATTTGTCCCCTTCATTTTTGAAGATTGAAGTGTAA
- the LOC102624008 gene encoding protein BLISTER isoform X3, which produces MASAQVLPTSRKQEHLEAGKRKLEEFRKKKAAERSKKASSVSQPQASDFSLHDQHHLEADRVRVTDSDGAGTSDGPDKAVVNLPLVMHNDDNKALKLAQQSQQETSGSAGPVNVSNSQETKDVNNDFVIYSSGQGRLRDGIMSNQFVSLLPEASQDYDSSNSSKSGFQGIEESQSKGNDSFPKVPTLVNSGPSHDFVTKISPQNSVSTLFQSKPSNAIALGNGHSFHSSSEGTAHLTTSTGGSASEVGLNTPSTTNFSDPVSFNTGEGKPSNSASGLASLQSTPFKRSEYSGYNFDAGNSFNHVPVSSATNKFTLGKSRASFLDSLNVPRASSGTLFERTEPERDSFMSSSSLNSMDVLGSSPAQKPSMEKETTGAFSKTTTSNIPSAFDFLGNPTVSASDRGDIRRLGSNESTIENQHGFYSTKHNEDFAALEQHIEDLTQEKFALQRSLEASRTLSESLAAENSSLTDSYNQQRSVVNQLKSEMEKLQEEIKVQLVELESFRNEYANVRLECNAADERAKILASEVIGLEEKALRLRSNELKLERQLENSQSEISSYKKKISSLEKERQDFQSTIEALQEEKKMMQSKLRKASGSGKSIDFGKTAASTVNASTSTEDLAIADTTLDNSNQDTHDDASLPRIDASGSTLPPESGRLALESLAVNIPHDQMRMIHNINALISELALEKEELVQALSSELAQSSKLKDLNNEMSRKLEHQTQRLELLTAQNMANENISIRQPDSASTHDHTAYADEGDEVVERVLGWIMKLFPGGPSRRRTSKLL; this is translated from the exons ATGGCGTCGGCTCAGGTGTTGCCCACCTCACGTAAGCAAGAGCATTTAGAAGCTGGCAAGCGCAag CTAGAGGAGTTCCGGAAGAAAAAAGCAGCAGAGCGATCTAAGAAGGCATCATCTGTTAGTCAACCTCAGGCTTCTGATTTTAGCCTACATGATCAACATCATTTAGAAGCTGATCGCGTACGAGTCACTGATTCAGATGGAGCTGGTACTTCTGACGGACCTGATAAAGCTGTTGTTAACCTGCCACTTGTGATGCATAATGATGACAACAAAGCACTTAAATTAGCTCAGCAAAGTCAACAA GAAACTTCAGGGTCTGCTGGACCAGTAAATGTTAGCAATAGCCAAGAGACAAAAGATGTGAATAATGACTTTGTAATATATTCAAGTGGGCAAGGCAGACTTCGGGATGGGATTATGTCAAACCAATTTGTAAGTCTACTCCCTGAAGCAAGTCAAGATTATGATAGCAGCAATTCCAGTAAATCTGGTTTTCAAGGGATAGAGGAATCGCAGTCAAAAGGAAATGACAGTTTCCCAAAGGTCCCTACCCTTGTCAATTCTGGTCCTTCACATGATTTTGTCACTAAAATCTCACCCCAGAATTCTGTCAGCACTCTATTTCAAAGTAAGCCCAGTAATGCCATCGCACTTGGTAATGGCCATTCCTTCCATTCTTCTTCTGAAG GCACTGCACACCTAACCACAAGCACGGGGGGTTCTGCATCTGAAGTTGGGCTAAACACGCCGAGCACCACAAATTTCAGCGATCCTGTGAGTTTTAATACAGGGGAAGGAAAGCCAAGTAACTCTGCCAGTGGTTTGGCCAGTTTGCAAAGCACACCTTTTAAAAGATCCGAGTATTCAGGTTATAATTTTGATGCTGGAAATTCCTTCAATCATGTACCGGTGTCTTCCGCTACAAATAAATTCACACTTGGTAAATCTCGTGCATCGTTCCTAGATTCTCTTAATGTGCCAAGAGCTTCTTCGGGGACTCTTTTTGAGCGAACTGAACCAGAAAGGGACTCATTTATGTCCAGTAGTTCATTAAACAGCATGGATGTCCTGGGGTCATCTCCTGCTCAGAAACCATCAATGGAGAAGGAAACCACAGGAGCTTTCTCAAAGACAACTACTTCTAATATACCTAGTgcatttgattttttgggGAATCCTACAGTTTCGGCCAGTGATAGAGGTGATATTCGAAGGCTGGGTAGTAATGAAAGTACCATAGAGAACCAGCATGGATTTTATTCAACCAAACATAATGAAGATTTTGCTGCTTTGGAGCAG CATATTGAAGATTTGACACAAGAAAAATTTGCATTGCAACGGTCACTCGAGGCTTCACGAACTCTGTCAGAATCTTTAGCAGCTGAAAATTCATCACTGACAGATAGTTATAATCAACAG AGAAGTGTTGTCAACCAACTAAAATCAGAGATGGAAAAGTTACAGGAGGAAATCAAGGTTCAACTG GTGGAACTTGAGTCTTTCAGAAATGAATATGCTAATGTTCGGCTAGAATGTAATGCTGCTGACGAACGCGCCAAAATATTGGCTTCTGAAGTTATTGGTTTGGAAGAGAAG GCACTTAGACTGCGGTCTAACGAGCTGAAGCTGGAGAGGCAATTAGAGAACTCACAATCTGAAATTTCTTCTTATAA AAAGAAAATATCTAGTCTAGAGAAGGAGCGCCAGGATTTTCAGTCAACTATTGAGGCTCTTCAAGAAG AAAAGAAGATGATGCAGTCTAAGCTTCGAAAAGCTTCTGGGAGTGGGAAGTCTATTGACTTTGGAAAGACTGCTGCCAGTACTGTAAATGCATCAACCTCTACAGAAGATCTAG CAATTGCCGATACTACATTGGACAACTCCAACCAAGACACACATGATGACGCTTCCCTTCCTCGAATTGATGCTTCTGGTTCCACTTTGCCGCCTGAAAGTGGGCGGTTAGCTCTTGAAAGTTTAGCTGTTAATATTCCTCATGATCAGATGAGAATGATTCATAATATCAACGCACTAATTTCTGAG TTGGCATTGGAGAAAGAAGAGTTAGTGCAAGCATTATCATCCGAATTAGCGCAAAGTTCCAAGTTAAAG GATTTGAACAATGAGATGTCACGAAAACTAGAACATCAAACTCAAAGATTAGAGCTGCTGACTGCTCAAAATATGGCCAATGAGAATATTTCAATCAGGCAACCAGATTCTGCCTCCACACATGACCATACTGCTTATGCCGATGAGGGTGATGAG